One genomic window of Camelina sativa cultivar DH55 chromosome 5, Cs, whole genome shotgun sequence includes the following:
- the LOC104785725 gene encoding uncharacterized protein C24B11.05-like, whose translation MEIELSKYDTLLFDLDDTLYPLSSGIAKECGKNIKDYMVEKLGIDKNKILELSNSLYKNYGTTMAGLRAIGYNFDYDEYHSFVHGRLPYENIKPDPILRSLLLSLPLRKIIFTNADKLHAARALERLGLEDCFEGILCFESLNSTSNRENVSYDKNEIFDIIGYLSDHEQTVSALPKTPIVCKPSETAIAKALEIANIDPQRTLFFDDSVRNIQAGKRVGLDTVLVGTSQRMKYADYALENIHNLKEALPELWVSETKPEQVSYTAKLAVETPVIA comes from the exons ATGGAGATTGAGCTTTCAAAATATGATACCCTTCTATTTG ATCTTGATGATACCCTTTATCCACTTAGCTCTGGAATTGCAAAAGAATGTGGAAAAAACATCAAAG aTTACATGGTAGAGAAGCTTGGAATCGACAAGAATAAGATCCTGGAGTTATCTAATTCACTTTACAAAAATTATGGAACTACCATGGCCGGTCTTCGA GCGATAGGTTATAACTTCGATTATGACGAGTATcacag TTTTGTACATGGGAGACTACCTTATGAGAACATCAAGCCAGATCCCATTTTGAGAAGTCTCTTACTTAGCCTACCTCTTCGCAAGATC ATCTTCACAAACGCAGATAAGTTGCACGCAGCAAGAGCACTAGAGAGGCTAGGGTTAGAGGACTGTTTCGAAGGAATACTTTGCTTTGAATCATTAAATTCTACTAGTAATCGTGAAAACGTTAGTTATGACAAGAATGAGATCTTCGACATCATCGGATACTTATCCGATCATGAACAGACAGTTTCCGCTTTACCTAAGACACCTATTGTCTGCAAACCATCTGAAACCGCCATAGCAAAGGCTCTTGAAATCGCCAACATCGACCCTCAAAGAACC TTGTTCTTCGATGACAGTGTTCGAAACATACAGGCCGGTAAACGCGTTGGTCTGGATACTGTTCTG GTGGGAACTTCACAGAGAATGAAATATGCAGATTATGCGTTAGAAAACATTCATAACCTTAAGGAGGCTTTGCCAGAGCTCTGGGTATCAGAGACTAAGCCTGAACAAGTTAGCTACACCGCAAAGCTTGCCGTTGAAACTCCGGTTATAGCCTAA
- the LOC104785724 gene encoding WD repeat-containing protein 44-like, with product MEERNGGNNKMNRKRTMTMNWEGLGDFEEDEDDERFFETHDRLSSALPFDMSVANSSSSDDEDEDFDDCRLSFSSAVSSLTTASRKFRTPSMSPDYDIWMAAPGSISERRRRLLHGMGLASNKDMVSAAVSIRRVVSNAATASNGEDNKKMKMKGKIKNGEPEIEDHDHHHHHDNVPVMLARSRSESDIERFLIERRRKDEILGKVSKQRLTRTYSAIGATRTRICHYQTPIRQSPPAVCRNGKASRVGGGGSEALTSAVGAFFLIKNLDTGKEFIVNEYDEDGMWNRLSDLQTGKQLTLEEFEKCVGYSPVVKELMRRENVNRINYEPIMDLRKFNSYLSKSVRLSKRRGAALLKNIKGVAHSMSLRVADKDGNDGSTSTDSPRKGKDSNKHGKANEWVKVRPTGKSYKELSALHMCQEIQAHEGAVWTIKFSQDAHYLASGGADRVIHVWEVQECELMSMNEGSLTPIHPSLCDSSGERSCGGNEMTDKKKKGKSASGRRSNHIPDYVHVPETVFSFSDKPVCSLKGHLDAILDLSWSKSQLLLSSSMDKTVRLWDLETKTCLKLFAHNDYVTCIQFSPVDENYFLSGSLDAKIRIWSIQDRHVVEWSDLHEMVTAACYTPDGQGALIGSHKGICRAYDTEDCKLNQTSQIDVQSNKKSQARRKITSFQFSPVNPSEVLVTSADSRIRILDGSEVIHKFKGFRNTCSQLSASYSQDGKYIICASEDSQVYLWKNDSHRTRSTVTTQSHEHFHCKDVSAAVPWHGHVRGEPPPVQIHSKRHSKRISTSSQPSSSTSSPTREEYSATAPTTSNRNKKPGLPPMPKKAATQSPLQPEEEAGPELGSCSASSSMNGSEQHSSRFGESPSINTSSRLSSWSWFDGGGHGPHTVQPTAWGMVIVTATVHGEIRSYQNFGLPRRIGRQTTLF from the exons atgGAAGAAAGAAACGGAGGAAACAACAAAATGAATCGGAAGAGAACAATGACGATGAACTGGGAAGGATTAGGTGATttcgaagaagacgaagacgacgaaaGGTTCTTCGAAACTCATGATCGTCTCTCTTCTGCTTTACCTTTCGACATGTCTGTTGCTAATTCCTCTTCTTccgacgacgaagacgaagattTCGACGATTgtcgtctctctttctcctccgCCGTCTCTTCCTTAACCACCGCCTCTAGAAAGTTCCGTACGCCGTCCATGTCTCCTGATTACGATATCTGGATGGCTGCTCCCGGATCGATTTCTGAACGACGTCGCCGTCTTCTCCACGGCATGGGACTTGCTAGCAATAAAGATATGGTCAGTGCTGCTGTTTCCATCCGCCGCGTTGTTTCTAACGCTGCTACTGCTAGTAACGGTGAAGataataaaaagatgaagatgaagggTAAGATTAAGAATGGTGAACCGGAGATTGAAGATcacgatcatcatcatcatcatgacaACGTTCCGGTTATGCTTGCTAGGTCGAGATCAGAATCTGATATCGAGAGGTTCTTGATTGAGAGAAGGAGGAAAGATGAGATTTTAGGGAAAGTCTCAAAGCAGAGACTCACGAGAACCTATTCTGCTATTGGAGCTACACGGACGAGGATTTGTCATTACCAAACTCCGATCAGACAATCACCCCCTGCTGTTTGTCGTAACGGTAAGGCTTCCCgcgttggtggtggtggttcagAGGCGTTGACGTCAGCGGTTGGTGCGTTTTTCTTGATTAAGAATCTTGATACAGGGAAAGAGTTTATAGTGAATGAGTATGATGAAGATGGGATGTGGAATAGGCTTAGTGATTTACAAACAGGGAAGCAATTAACTTTGGAGGAGTTTGAGAAATGTGTTGGCTACTCACCTGTGGTTAAAGAGCTTATGCGTAGAGAGAATGTGAACAGGATTAACTACGAACCTATTATGGATTTAAGGAAGTTTAATTCGTATCTTTCCAAGAGTGTGAGGTTGAGTAAGAGAAGAGGAGCAGCCTTGTTGAAGAACATTAAAGGTGTTGCTCATTCCATGAGTTTACGTGTTGCGGATAAAGATGGAAACGATGGAAGCACCTCCACGGATAGTCCTAGGAAAGGGAAAGATAGTAATAAACATGGTAAAGCTAATGAGTGGGTGAAAGTGAGACCTACAGGGAAGTCTTATAAAGAATTGAGTGCTTTGCATATGTGTCAAGAGATTCAAGCTCATGAAGGTGCGGTTTGGACTATCAAGTTTAGTCAAGATGCTCATTATCTTGCGAGTGGAGGAGCTGATAGAGTCATTCATGTGTGGGAGGTTCAAGAATGTGAACTGATGTCTATGAATGAAGGGAGTCTTACTCCTATTCATCCTTCGCTTTGTGACTCGTCtggggaaagatcatgtggtggaAATGAGATGacagacaagaaaaagaaagggaaaagtGCCTCGGGGAGAAGAAGCAATCACATTCCGGATTACGTGCATGTTCCTGAAACCGTCTTCTCCTTTTCTGATAAGCCTGTTTGCTCTTTGAAAGGTCATTTGGATGCTATTTTGGATCTGTCATGGTCTAaatctcagcttcttctttcgTCTTCCATGGACAAAACAGTCAGGTTATGGGATCTAGAAACCAAAACATGTCTCAAATTGTTTGCCCACAATGACTACG TGACATGTATTCAGTTCAGTCCAGTGGATGAAAATTATTTCTTAAGTGGATCACTTGACGCTAAGATAAGGATATGGAGCATACAAGATCGACATGTTGTGGAATGGAGTGATCTCCATGAAATGGTCACTGCTGCTTGTTACACTCCAGACGGTCAG GGTGCACTTATCGGGTCACATAAAGGAATTTGCCGTGCTTACGATACAGAAG ATTGTAAGCTAAATCAAACTAGTCAGATTGATGTTCAGAGCAATAAGAAATCACAAGCGAGAAGGAAGATCACTAGTTTTCAG TTTTCCCCGGTGAATCCATCCGAAGTTCTTGTCACATCAGCTGATTCACGGATTCGAATTTTAGACGGTTCTGAAGTTATTCACAAATTCAAAG GCTTTAGAAACACGTGCAGCCAACTCTCTGCTTCGTATAGCCAAGACGGGAAATACATAATCTGTGCGAGCGAAGACTCTCAGGTTTACTTGTGGAAGAACGACAGTCACCGAACAAGATCAACAGTCACAACACAATCTCACGAACATTTTCACTGCAAAGATGTCTCAGCCGCGGTTCCTTGGCACGGTCATGTTAGAGGGGAGCCACCACCAGTTCAGATTCACTCTAAACGCCACTCAAAGCGCATATCAACTTCAAGCCAGCCTTCATCCTCCACAAGCTCACCAACAAGAGAAGAATACTCGGCGACAGCACCAACTACATCCAACCGCAATAAAAAACCGGGGTTACCTCCAATGCCTAAGAAAGCCGCTACGCAAAGTCCTCTGCAACCAGAGGAAGAGGCGGGACCGGAGCTGGGAAGCTGCAGCGCGTCGTCGAGTATGAACGGTTCAGAGCAGCATTCATCAAGGTTTGGGGAATCCCCATCGATAAACACATCGTCAAGGTTATCTTCATGGTCGTGGTTCGACGGTGGTGGCCACGGTCCACACACTGTACAGCCAACGGCTTGGGGGATGGTGATTGTAACGGCTACAGTTCATGGAGAGATCAGATCTTATCAAAACTTTGGCTTACCAAGAAGAATCGGTCGCCAAACGACACTCTTTTGA